The proteins below come from a single Edaphobacter acidisoli genomic window:
- a CDS encoding HAD family hydrolase: MPKYGEGGTPLATEQFHQAVRDLNPAVAVFDCDGTLWSGDAGSSFMNWTLERGLVSRDMVDWINRRYLGYQHGEVNELAICGEMVQMYQGLRESEMRHAARDFFAERIERNIFPEMLALVNELRAKGVDIWAVSSTNDWVIEEGVTRFGIPPNRVLAARVEVRDGIVTETVLDVPTDEGKVVSLARMGIITPDAVFGNSIHDAAMLAISRRAFPVNPTAALLEQSAREGWAVYYPASVTPK; this comes from the coding sequence GTGCCTAAGTACGGGGAGGGGGGTACCCCCCTCGCGACCGAGCAATTCCACCAGGCCGTCCGCGACCTCAACCCCGCCGTGGCCGTCTTCGACTGCGACGGCACCCTCTGGTCCGGCGACGCCGGCTCGTCCTTCATGAACTGGACCCTCGAGCGCGGCCTCGTCTCCCGCGACATGGTCGACTGGATCAACCGCCGCTACCTCGGCTACCAGCACGGCGAGGTCAACGAGCTCGCCATCTGCGGCGAGATGGTCCAGATGTACCAGGGCCTCCGCGAGTCCGAGATGCGCCACGCCGCCCGCGACTTCTTCGCCGAGCGCATCGAGCGGAACATCTTCCCCGAGATGCTCGCTCTCGTCAACGAGCTCCGCGCCAAAGGCGTCGACATCTGGGCCGTCAGCTCCACCAACGACTGGGTCATCGAAGAAGGCGTCACCCGCTTCGGCATACCGCCCAATCGCGTTCTCGCCGCCCGCGTCGAGGTCCGCGACGGCATCGTCACCGAGACCGTCCTCGACGTCCCCACCGACGAGGGCAAGGTCGTCTCGCTCGCTCGCATGGGCATCATCACCCCAGACGCCGTCTTCGGCAACTCCATCCACGACGCCGCGATGCTCGCCATCTCCCGCCGCGCCTTCCCCGTCAATCCCACCGCAGCCCTGCTCGAACAGAGCGCCCGCGAAGGCTGGGCCGTTTACTACCCAGCATCGGTCACACCGAAGTAA
- a CDS encoding (deoxy)nucleoside triphosphate pyrophosphohydrolase has protein sequence MKAQIRKLGEHAETGAHKPVRFVVAALILRSSGDTPEVLICQRKPDQPMCLKWEFPGGKIEPGEGPEAALARELDEELGISAAIGPRVARIRHKYRNGGAVDLQFFTVREFTGEIENRIFNDVRWAPMTTLPDYDFLAADLGLIHDLAEGKLL, from the coding sequence GTGAAAGCGCAGATCAGGAAGTTGGGCGAACACGCTGAAACGGGAGCACATAAGCCGGTCCGGTTTGTGGTTGCAGCCCTGATTCTGCGCAGCTCCGGCGATACCCCCGAAGTCCTCATCTGCCAACGGAAGCCCGACCAGCCCATGTGTCTCAAGTGGGAGTTTCCCGGCGGCAAGATCGAACCCGGCGAAGGCCCCGAAGCCGCCCTGGCCCGCGAGCTGGACGAAGAGCTCGGCATCTCCGCCGCCATCGGCCCACGCGTCGCGCGCATCCGCCACAAGTACCGCAATGGCGGCGCGGTCGATCTCCAGTTCTTCACCGTCCGCGAGTTCACCGGAGAGATCGAAAACCGCATCTTCAACGACGTCCGCTGGGCTCCGATGACCACGCTGCCCGACTACGACTTCCTCGCCGCCGACCTCGGACTCATCCACGACCTGGCCGAAGGCAAGCTGCTGTAG
- a CDS encoding LolA family protein has product MQHEQPRKIGCPTFATVLSSLRWVVALTLLAAPLAAQTNTALIHKVDDHYNHLASLRTYFTEQYSGMGMNKTESGVLVLQKPGKMRWSYDDPIGKVFVLDGKYAWFYTPGDAQAQRVPAKQLDDLRSPLRFLLGHTQLQKELDNLAVAPDGANFRITGIPKGMEQRVKLLTLWVTSSGAIEKMRLEEVGGAITEFTFSKSEENVPVKSSDFIFHAPAGVTIVNGLPPI; this is encoded by the coding sequence ATGCAGCACGAGCAACCCAGAAAAATCGGGTGCCCCACCTTCGCGACAGTTTTATCGTCGCTAAGGTGGGTTGTCGCCCTCACCCTCCTCGCCGCGCCACTGGCCGCCCAAACCAACACCGCCCTCATCCACAAAGTCGACGACCACTACAACCATCTCGCCTCGCTCCGCACCTACTTCACCGAGCAATACAGCGGCATGGGCATGAACAAGACCGAATCCGGCGTCCTCGTCCTCCAGAAGCCCGGCAAAATGCGCTGGAGCTACGACGACCCCATCGGCAAAGTCTTCGTCCTCGACGGCAAGTACGCGTGGTTCTACACGCCCGGCGACGCGCAGGCGCAACGAGTCCCTGCCAAACAACTCGACGACCTCCGCTCCCCACTCCGTTTTCTGCTCGGCCATACCCAGTTGCAGAAAGAACTCGACAACCTCGCCGTCGCCCCCGACGGAGCGAACTTCCGCATCACCGGCATCCCCAAAGGCATGGAGCAGCGCGTGAAGCTCCTCACCCTCTGGGTCACCAGTTCAGGTGCAATCGAAAAGATGCGCCTCGAAGAAGTCGGCGGCGCAATCACCGAGTTCACCTTCTCAAAATCCGAAGAGAACGTCCCCGTCAAATCCTCCGACTTCATCTTCCACGCCCCCGCAGGCGTCACCATCGTCAACGGCCTCCCACCCATCTAG
- a CDS encoding magnesium transporter MgtE N-terminal domain-containing protein, with translation MTKHLSQQKTSVATLMGTPITDAGGAVHGRVREVVVSPAVDPSHVYGLILRGAKNDRGDRDVMVLITELMLTAQGAMQLRESVRPGLLPDDESYLLLERDLLDQQIIDVHGHKVVRVNDVDLVWESPQQPGGDLRLRVAEVEIGLRGALRRLLKGLPGAMVARITTRLTPSIIPWDFVDLIGRDPARRVKLKIEQDRLSQMHPSDIADILEDLAPAERHAVFLSLDEEVAAEALEEVKPKMQQALIEALDSEKVADIVEEMDPAAAADLLSELPEERSEAILEEMDPEERQEVEDLLEFSGNSAAGRMTTDYIALPQNAILSDAVEALRHFEGDNETISDVYLLDDEQRISSVIPLVQLLLATPAAPLADLPGAHLVTCDIDANGRKVAELFDKYNLRSLPVLDHDKRLVGVVHAEQVIGLLRAEH, from the coding sequence ATGACGAAACACCTCAGTCAACAAAAGACCAGCGTCGCTACCTTGATGGGCACCCCGATTACAGACGCCGGGGGGGCTGTGCATGGGCGTGTCCGAGAGGTCGTAGTCTCGCCTGCTGTAGATCCTTCGCACGTCTACGGATTGATTCTTCGTGGGGCAAAGAATGACCGCGGTGACCGCGATGTAATGGTCCTGATAACTGAGCTGATGCTGACTGCGCAGGGAGCGATGCAGCTTCGCGAGTCCGTCCGGCCCGGTCTGCTGCCCGATGACGAGTCCTATCTATTGCTGGAGCGAGACTTGCTCGATCAGCAGATTATTGATGTGCACGGTCACAAGGTCGTACGAGTGAATGACGTGGACCTGGTGTGGGAGTCGCCGCAGCAGCCAGGAGGTGATCTTCGGTTGCGCGTCGCAGAGGTTGAAATCGGCCTGCGTGGTGCTTTGCGGCGTTTGCTAAAGGGTCTTCCGGGTGCAATGGTCGCGAGAATTACTACACGACTGACTCCTAGCATTATTCCGTGGGACTTTGTCGACCTGATTGGCCGCGACCCTGCACGGCGTGTGAAGCTGAAGATCGAGCAGGATCGCCTCTCGCAGATGCACCCCTCGGATATCGCAGACATTCTGGAAGATCTTGCTCCGGCCGAGCGTCACGCTGTTTTTTTGAGTCTCGACGAGGAGGTTGCCGCTGAGGCGCTCGAAGAGGTCAAGCCGAAGATGCAACAGGCGCTTATCGAGGCGCTCGATTCTGAGAAAGTCGCCGACATTGTCGAGGAAATGGACCCTGCGGCAGCTGCAGACTTGCTCTCCGAACTGCCTGAGGAGCGATCGGAAGCCATTCTCGAAGAGATGGACCCTGAGGAGCGGCAGGAGGTCGAAGATCTGCTCGAGTTCTCAGGCAACTCTGCCGCGGGACGCATGACGACCGATTACATTGCGCTGCCCCAAAATGCCATCCTGTCCGATGCAGTCGAGGCGCTGCGCCATTTCGAGGGCGACAACGAGACGATCAGTGACGTGTACCTACTCGATGACGAACAGCGCATCAGTTCGGTAATTCCTCTGGTACAGCTTCTGCTCGCCACACCTGCTGCACCATTGGCCGACCTGCCCGGGGCTCACCTTGTTACCTGCGACATCGATGCAAATGGCCGCAAAGTAGCCGAATTATTCGACAAGTACAATTTGCGCTCACTCCCCGTGCTGGATCATGACAAGCGACTGGTGGGTGTCGTCCACGCTGAACAGGTGATTGGGCTCCTACGCGCCGAGCATTAA
- a CDS encoding ATP-binding protein — MADPTTSRVSYTLDSSLDSVNKIEQTAEVSAQRAGFDEDTASHVAMAVREAAVNAVLHGNAYDPKKHITASFETTPESLIVRIADQGPGLNPDTLPDPLAPENILRGSGRGIFLIRAFMDEVNFRQLHPGTELTLIKHRTPAQPGT; from the coding sequence TTGGCCGATCCAACGACAAGCCGCGTCAGCTACACGCTCGACTCGTCCCTCGACAGCGTGAACAAGATTGAGCAGACAGCCGAGGTCTCGGCCCAACGGGCAGGCTTCGATGAGGACACGGCCTCCCATGTAGCGATGGCCGTACGCGAAGCTGCAGTTAACGCCGTGCTCCACGGAAATGCTTATGATCCCAAAAAGCACATCACGGCATCATTTGAGACCACGCCGGAATCGTTGATCGTCCGCATCGCCGACCAGGGCCCCGGTCTCAATCCGGACACATTGCCCGATCCATTGGCGCCTGAGAACATCCTGCGTGGATCCGGACGCGGCATCTTCCTTATCCGTGCTTTTATGGATGAGGTAAACTTTCGCCAGTTGCATCCCGGCACAGAATTGACTCTTATCAAACACCGCACACCGGCTCAGCCGGGGACTTAA
- a CDS encoding Nramp family divalent metal transporter yields the protein MTEARRWRTRIILFLAVLGPGFITANVDNDAGGILTYSQAGAQFGYTLLWTMIPITLALIVVQEMCARMGAVTGKGLSDLIREEFGLRLTFVMMVLLVIVNFGNVITEFSGIAGSMQLFHITKYASVPICAFLVWVLVVKGDYKSVEKIFLVASCFYIAYIAAGVLSRPDWHLSLLETVKLPQRAVWSDKTYIYMTVGVIGTTIAPWMQFYLQSSIVEKGIGVRQYKASRLDVIVGSFFTDIVAWFIIIACAATLYVHGIRNIVDPADAAGAMKPLAGDYAFILFAAGLFNASLFAASILPLSTAYTVCEGLGFESGLDKSFREAKFFYWFYSLLLAAGAAVVLIPNFPLVKFSILSQVLNGVLLPIVLVFMLQLINKYELMGEHTNSRFFNIVAWLTAAVVTGLSLVWLWGIVRG from the coding sequence ATGACCGAAGCGCGCCGCTGGAGGACTCGCATCATTTTATTTCTGGCTGTGCTTGGGCCAGGTTTTATCACTGCCAATGTCGATAACGATGCTGGCGGCATTTTGACCTACTCGCAGGCCGGCGCGCAGTTCGGCTATACGCTGCTGTGGACGATGATCCCTATCACGCTTGCACTGATCGTCGTGCAGGAGATGTGCGCGCGTATGGGAGCAGTCACGGGCAAAGGACTGAGTGACCTGATCCGCGAAGAGTTCGGGCTGCGCCTGACGTTTGTGATGATGGTGCTGCTCGTCATCGTCAACTTCGGCAATGTCATCACTGAGTTCTCCGGTATTGCGGGTTCGATGCAGCTCTTTCACATCACTAAATATGCGAGCGTACCGATCTGCGCGTTTCTTGTGTGGGTGCTCGTCGTCAAAGGCGATTACAAGAGCGTCGAGAAGATATTCCTTGTTGCGAGCTGCTTTTATATTGCTTACATTGCTGCTGGTGTTTTGAGCAGACCTGACTGGCATTTGTCTCTGCTGGAGACGGTCAAGCTGCCTCAGCGTGCAGTCTGGAGCGACAAAACTTATATCTACATGACCGTCGGTGTAATCGGCACGACGATTGCACCGTGGATGCAGTTCTATCTGCAATCGTCCATCGTCGAGAAGGGAATCGGCGTGCGACAGTACAAGGCTTCGCGTCTCGATGTCATTGTCGGCTCGTTCTTCACGGATATTGTTGCGTGGTTCATCATCATCGCGTGCGCAGCTACCCTGTATGTTCACGGCATTCGTAACATCGTCGATCCAGCAGATGCGGCTGGGGCGATGAAGCCGTTGGCTGGCGACTACGCCTTCATCCTCTTCGCTGCAGGATTATTCAATGCGTCGCTTTTTGCTGCGTCGATTCTGCCGCTCTCTACGGCTTATACCGTGTGCGAAGGACTGGGGTTTGAGAGTGGACTGGATAAGAGCTTTCGTGAGGCGAAGTTCTTTTACTGGTTTTACAGTCTGCTGCTTGCTGCCGGCGCTGCTGTTGTGCTGATTCCGAACTTTCCGTTGGTGAAGTTCAGCATTCTGTCGCAGGTGCTGAATGGAGTGTTGCTGCCGATTGTGCTGGTCTTTATGCTTCAGCTCATCAACAAGTATGAATTGATGGGAGAGCATACGAACTCGCGTTTTTTCAATATTGTTGCGTGGCTGACTGCGGCTGTTGTGACTGGGTTGTCGCTGGTGTGGCTGTGGGGGATTGTGCGAGGTTGA
- a CDS encoding M16 family metallopeptidase has translation MSQTLIEEVSTQKNAARNIRKTILSNGLTVLTESMPHLRSVSMGAWVGSGSRDENPEVNGISHFVEHMVFKGTTTRSAQQIAREVDTIGGNLDAFTGKETICFNIKVLDENVAPALDVLADLVLNPTFTPEEMAREQGVILEEIKMDEDNPDYLVHEVWTQNFWKGDPLGRPILGTVKTVSSFNQQTLFDYYAGQFNAQNIVFSAAGNLEHDAFVASVEQKFNALASASGSAARLTTPHATPHITLKRKKALEQVQLCLGVPAPPVNDANRYVVFLLNTILGGGMSSRLFQTIREDQGLAYSIYSEMNPFRDTGSLCIYAGTAVDKTRKVLDLTLRELRRLKEETANEAELKRAKDQLKSNMVIGLESSGSRMANLARQQMYFGRFFGVDEMMREIDAVTPDDIQNMAKQLFQPEAIALTLLGNLGAMKLDRADLAC, from the coding sequence ATGTCCCAAACCCTGATCGAAGAAGTCTCAACCCAGAAGAACGCCGCGCGCAACATCCGCAAGACCATCCTCTCGAACGGACTCACCGTCCTCACCGAGAGCATGCCTCATCTGCGCAGCGTCTCCATGGGCGCATGGGTCGGCTCCGGCTCACGCGACGAGAACCCCGAGGTCAACGGCATCTCCCACTTCGTCGAGCACATGGTCTTCAAAGGCACCACCACCCGCTCCGCCCAACAAATCGCCCGCGAGGTCGACACCATCGGCGGCAATCTCGACGCCTTCACCGGCAAAGAGACCATCTGTTTCAACATCAAGGTCCTCGACGAAAACGTCGCCCCTGCCCTCGACGTCCTCGCCGACCTCGTCCTCAACCCCACCTTCACCCCCGAAGAGATGGCGCGCGAACAAGGCGTCATCCTCGAAGAGATCAAGATGGACGAGGACAACCCCGACTACCTCGTCCACGAAGTCTGGACCCAGAACTTCTGGAAGGGCGACCCGCTCGGCCGCCCCATCCTCGGCACCGTCAAAACCGTCTCCAGCTTCAACCAGCAAACCCTCTTCGACTACTACGCCGGCCAGTTCAACGCGCAGAACATCGTCTTCTCCGCCGCCGGCAACCTCGAGCACGACGCCTTCGTCGCCTCCGTCGAGCAAAAATTCAACGCCCTCGCCTCAGCCAGCGGCAGCGCAGCGCGTCTCACCACGCCGCACGCCACGCCCCACATCACCCTCAAGCGCAAGAAGGCGCTCGAGCAGGTGCAGCTCTGCCTCGGCGTCCCCGCCCCACCGGTCAACGACGCCAACCGCTACGTCGTCTTCCTGCTCAACACCATCCTCGGCGGCGGCATGAGCTCGCGCCTCTTCCAGACCATCCGCGAAGACCAGGGCCTCGCCTACTCCATCTACTCCGAGATGAACCCCTTCCGCGACACCGGCTCCCTCTGCATCTACGCTGGCACGGCCGTCGACAAGACCCGCAAGGTCCTCGACCTCACCCTCCGCGAACTCCGCCGCCTCAAAGAGGAGACAGCCAACGAAGCCGAGCTGAAGCGCGCCAAGGACCAGCTCAAGAGCAACATGGTCATCGGCCTCGAAAGCTCGGGCAGCCGCATGGCCAACCTCGCCCGCCAGCAGATGTACTTCGGTCGCTTCTTCGGAGTCGACGAGATGATGCGCGAGATCGACGCCGTCACCCCCGACGACATCCAGAACATGGCGAAGCAGCTCTTCCAGCCCGAAGCCATCGCCCTCACACTGCTCGGCAATCTCGGCGCCATGAAGCTAGACCGCGCCGACCTCGCCTGCTGA
- a CDS encoding CgeB family protein, producing the protein MKILYASGLSPNDSSLYRLWALERLGHEVIPFNTYDYVPANPVTRQIVLRYHTGSSVARMNRDLLGIAEREKPDVLWADKLLAMRSATLDRLRTMGISLVSYMIDNPFGTRQDPGWRLYMKCIPHYDLHVVQRDKNILDYTSRGGRDVIKIQTAYEPTLHYPPPVDWSDKNRDREVSFIGTPYDDRATILSKLAQLNEFQVVISGSQRQWQRELAPKSFKQMYREGELFQENYREAIWRSKINLSFLTHANQDEFVHKSFEIAACGSFLLAERSEGHLQRFKEDEEAVFFSNFDELVQKIRRYLPDEAARQRIAAAGRLRAERDGYHNDRQVGLIIERIQAIRARSRSNAAAEVR; encoded by the coding sequence ATGAAGATTTTGTACGCATCTGGCCTCTCGCCCAACGACAGCTCGCTCTATCGCCTTTGGGCGCTTGAGCGGCTGGGCCATGAGGTTATTCCGTTCAACACTTATGATTACGTTCCTGCTAATCCTGTGACTCGTCAGATTGTTCTGCGTTATCACACAGGTTCTTCTGTTGCTCGGATGAATAGAGACTTGCTTGGCATAGCAGAACGCGAAAAGCCAGATGTGCTCTGGGCGGACAAGCTGCTTGCGATGCGTTCGGCGACACTCGACCGGCTGCGCACGATGGGTATTAGCCTGGTCAGCTATATGATTGACAACCCATTTGGCACGCGCCAGGATCCGGGATGGCGTCTCTATATGAAGTGCATCCCGCACTATGACTTGCATGTCGTCCAGCGCGACAAAAACATTCTTGACTACACCTCGCGCGGTGGCCGAGATGTCATCAAGATTCAGACGGCCTATGAGCCTACGCTGCATTATCCACCGCCTGTGGACTGGAGTGATAAAAACCGTGACCGTGAGGTCTCGTTTATTGGGACGCCTTACGATGATCGGGCTACCATCCTCAGCAAGCTTGCACAGCTTAATGAGTTTCAGGTCGTGATCTCTGGCAGTCAACGACAATGGCAGAGGGAACTTGCGCCGAAGAGCTTCAAGCAGATGTATCGTGAGGGCGAACTTTTTCAAGAGAATTATCGTGAAGCAATTTGGCGATCAAAGATTAATCTTAGTTTTCTAACGCACGCCAATCAGGACGAGTTCGTTCATAAGAGCTTTGAGATTGCAGCCTGCGGAAGCTTCCTTTTGGCGGAACGTTCCGAGGGGCATCTGCAGCGCTTCAAGGAAGATGAAGAAGCTGTCTTCTTCTCTAACTTCGACGAACTGGTGCAGAAGATTCGGCGCTATCTGCCGGATGAGGCTGCGCGTCAACGCATTGCTGCGGCTGGCCGCCTGCGAGCCGAGCGTGACGGCTATCACAACGATCGGCAGGTGGGGCTGATTATCGAGCGCATACAGGCTATTCGTGCGCGGTCCAGATCAAACGCAGCGGCGGAGGTCAGATGA
- a CDS encoding prepilin-type N-terminal cleavage/methylation domain-containing protein has translation MNLQASQKEHNTEEGFTLIELLIVMSVMLILMTLAIPQLLKLTKQAHETSAMTSIRAITEAELQYNSTYPTRGFACSLAQLGGDPKSGAPTADSAQLIAPDLASGEKAGYTFAITNCSKVTINNQDQYTSYEITAVPNKVGKTGDRGFCSDENNAIHYDPQGGTNCTQLIQ, from the coding sequence ATGAATCTCCAAGCCAGCCAGAAGGAACACAACACAGAAGAAGGCTTCACCCTGATCGAGCTGCTCATCGTCATGAGCGTGATGCTGATCCTGATGACACTGGCCATCCCCCAGTTGCTCAAGCTCACCAAGCAGGCGCACGAGACCTCCGCAATGACATCCATTCGCGCCATCACCGAAGCCGAGCTGCAATACAACTCCACCTACCCCACGCGCGGCTTTGCCTGCTCTCTGGCCCAGCTCGGCGGCGACCCCAAATCCGGCGCCCCCACAGCCGATTCCGCCCAGCTCATCGCCCCCGACCTCGCCTCCGGTGAAAAGGCCGGCTACACCTTCGCCATCACCAACTGCTCCAAGGTCACCATCAACAATCAGGACCAGTACACCTCCTACGAGATCACGGCGGTGCCCAATAAAGTAGGCAAGACAGGCGACCGCGGCTTCTGCTCCGACGAGAACAACGCCATCCACTACGACCCGCAGGGCGGCACCAACTGCACCCAACTCATCCAGTAA